The following are encoded in a window of Gramella sp. MT6 genomic DNA:
- the rsmI gene encoding 16S rRNA (cytidine(1402)-2'-O)-methyltransferase — MGKLFLVPTPIGNLEDITFRAIRVLKEADLILAEDTRNSGKLLKHFEIQTQMQSHHMHNEHKTVDNIVSRIKAGETVALISDAGTPAISDPGFLLTRACVEAGIEVDCLPGATAFVPALVNSGLPNDKFVFEGFLPVKKGRQTRLKILAEETRTMVFYESPHKLLKTLGNFVEYFGEERKVSVSREITKMHEETIRGTATEVLQYYTDHPPKGEIVIVVEGKS; from the coding sequence ATGGGAAAATTGTTTCTGGTTCCAACACCCATTGGAAACCTGGAGGATATCACTTTTAGAGCAATTAGAGTTTTAAAAGAGGCAGATCTTATACTGGCCGAAGACACCCGTAATAGTGGAAAGCTATTAAAACATTTCGAGATTCAAACGCAGATGCAGAGCCATCATATGCATAATGAGCATAAGACGGTAGATAATATTGTGTCCAGAATTAAAGCAGGAGAAACTGTTGCCTTGATAAGCGACGCGGGAACACCGGCAATTTCAGATCCCGGATTTTTACTTACCCGTGCCTGTGTGGAAGCTGGTATTGAAGTAGATTGTCTGCCCGGTGCCACCGCATTTGTGCCGGCTTTGGTAAACAGTGGCCTGCCAAATGATAAATTTGTTTTTGAAGGATTTCTTCCGGTAAAAAAAGGAAGACAGACAAGGCTTAAAATTCTTGCAGAAGAGACCCGAACCATGGTGTTTTATGAATCCCCGCATAAATTACTGAAAACATTAGGGAATTTCGTGGAGTATTTTGGAGAAGAGAGAAAGGTTTCTGTATCCAGGGAGATCACCAAAATGCATGAAGAAACCATTCGGGGTACTGCTACAGAAGTTTTACAATATTATACAGACCATCCTCCTAAAGGAGAGATCGTGATCGTCGTAGAAGGAAAATCTTAA